The genomic region GGAAGGCGCGGTGAAGTACTTCCAGAGCCGCACCAACGACTTCATGGCCTTGAGTATTGATGCCGTTGCGTCGGCGGATGCCTACAGCGTGGGTTTCCCGGGCTTTGGCGGCATGAACCTCGCGCCTATCAGCGAAGAAGCCGCGGCAGAAATGGAAGAGCCTTACATCTACCACTTCCCCGACGGCAACGCGTCCCTCGCTCGGTTGCTGGTGCGCAGCCTGATTCCGGCCGTGGCGCCCGGGCACACCATGGATGACATCGTGCTGGCGCCGTTTGACTACGCCAAGCTCGATCAGCCCAAGACGCCGGTACGGGTGCGCCTCAACAGCACGGCGGTCAGTGTGCGTAACGTCGGCGACGGCGTGCATATCGGCTACAGCCGTGGCGGCCAACTCGCACAGGTCCGCGGCAAACGCTGCATCCTGGCCTGCTACAACATGATGATCCCGTACCTGCTGCGGGACCTGCCGGCGGAACAAGCCCAGGCCCTGAGCCAGAACGTGAAGTACCCGCTGGTCTACACCAAAGTGGTGGTGCGCAACTGGACGTCGTTCCAGAAGCTGGGGGTGCATGAGATTTATGCGGCGACCCAGCCTTACAGCCGGATCAAGCTCGACTACCCGGTGAGCATGGGCGGCTACGAGCACCCACGCGACCCGACGCAGCCGATTGGTTTGCACATGGTCTACGTGCCCACCAGCCCCAATAGCGGCATGAACGGCCGCGACCAGGCCCGCGCCGGCCGGGGCAAGTTGTATGGGCAGACCTTTGAACAACTGGAAGCGCAACTGCGGGACCAGCTGCAGCGCATGCTCGGCCCGGGCGGTTTCAACCACCAGACCGACATTCTGGCGATCACTGTCAACCGTTGGTCACACGGCTATGCGACCTTCTCCAACAGCTTGTTTGACGATGCCGATCAAAGCGAAAAACTGAAGGACCTGGCGCGTAAACCGCTGGGGCATGTGAGCATCGCCAACTCGGATGCGGCGTGGAGTGCGTATGCCCATGCGGCGATTGATGAGGCGTATCGGGCGGTTGGAGAAGTGGGCTAATCCCGGTTTTCCTGAAGAAAGAGGTTGTTGTGGAGAGGGAGCTTGCTCCCGCTGGGCTGCGCAGCAGCCCCAAACCAGGCGATCGAGATATTCCTGAAAGATTTCGATCGCCTGAGCCGGGGTCGCTTCGCGACCCAACGGGAGCAAGCTCCCTCACCACACGGCTCCCACAGAAACGTCTTGTTTCACATGCAACGCCATCAACCCGCCATCAATCATTTTTCCTTCCGCACCGAACCGCTTAAGCTATTTGGCATCTGTTTAATGTCCGTTGCGTTTGGCCGAAGGCATGTCCGAACCGTTTTCCTTGATCCAGCACGTGCCAGGAACGGCGCGGGATTGTTCACGACAGGTTGTATTTATGCACCGCAGGAATTTGCTCAAAGCGTCCATGGCCATTGCGGCTTACACCGGTCTATCGGCCAGTGGCCTGCTGGCCGCCCAAGCCTGGGCGGGCAATCGCGCCGCTGATGGCGAGGCCCAGGCCTTTGATTTCGAGGCGCTGAAGATCCAGGCCAAGCAGTTGGCCGGCAATCGCTATCAGGACACCAAGCAGGTATTGCCGCCGACCCTGGCGACCATGACCCCACAGAACTTCAATGCCATCGGCTACGACGGCAAGCATTCGCTGTGGAAAGAATTGAACGGCCAGCTGGACGTGCAGTTCTTCCACGTCGGCATGGGTTTCAAGACGCCGGTGCGCATGTACAGCGTCGACCCGAAAACCCGCCAGGCCCGCGAGGTGCACTTCCGCCCTTCGCTGTTCAACTATGAAAAAACCACGGTAGACACCAAGCAGCTGACCGGCGACCTGGGTTTCTCCGGCTTCAAGCTGTTCAAGGCCCCGGAACTGGACCGCCATGACGTGCTGTCCTTCCTCGGCGCCAGCTACTTCCGCGCGGTGGATTCCACCGGCCAGTACGGCCTTTCCGCACGCGGCCTGGCCATCGATACCTACGCGAAGAAGCGCGAGGAATTCCCCGACTTCACCAAGTTCTGGTTCGAAACCCCGGACAAGGACAGCACCCGCTTCGTGGTCTACGCCCTGCTGGATTCACCAAGCGCCACCGGTGCCTACCGCTTCGATATCGACTGCCAGGCCAACCAGGTGGTGATGGGCATCGACGCCCACATCAACGCACGCACCGCCATCGAGCAACTGGGCATCGCGCCGATGACCAGCATGTTCAGCTGCGGCACGGTTGAGCGGCGGATGTGCGACACCATCCACCCACAGATCCACGATTCGGATCGCCTGGCCATGTGGCGCGGCAATGGCGAGTGGATCTGCCGCCCGCTGAACAACCCGGCCACCCTGCAATTCAACGCGTTTGCCGACAAAGACCCGAAAGGCTTCGGCCTGGTGCAGACCGACCATGAGTTCGCCAGCTACCAGGACACCGTGGACTGGTACAGCAAGCGTCCAAGCCTGTGGGTAGAACCTACAACTGCGTGGGGCGAAGGC from Pseudomonas yamanorum harbors:
- a CDS encoding NAD(P)-binding protein, whose product is MDITRRDFLNGVAITIAAGMTPLQILQAAPDGRYYPPALTGLRGSHAGSFEIAHQMGWEKKAFDTNKLPITEDYDLVVVGGGLSGLSAAWFYREKHPKAKILILENHDDFGGHAKRNEFQAGGRLIIGYGGSEAFQSPNHLYSKEVNGLLKKLGVNIKRFETAFDRQFYPGLGLSRGVFFDKENFGEDKLVTGDPTPMVADDIAPDQLHARSISDFINDFPLPEADRQVLIALHVAPKDYLPGKSAEEKAEYLAATSYRDFLLKDVGLSEGAVKYFQSRTNDFMALSIDAVASADAYSVGFPGFGGMNLAPISEEAAAEMEEPYIYHFPDGNASLARLLVRSLIPAVAPGHTMDDIVLAPFDYAKLDQPKTPVRVRLNSTAVSVRNVGDGVHIGYSRGGQLAQVRGKRCILACYNMMIPYLLRDLPAEQAQALSQNVKYPLVYTKVVVRNWTSFQKLGVHEIYAATQPYSRIKLDYPVSMGGYEHPRDPTQPIGLHMVYVPTSPNSGMNGRDQARAGRGKLYGQTFEQLEAQLRDQLQRMLGPGGFNHQTDILAITVNRWSHGYATFSNSLFDDADQSEKLKDLARKPLGHVSIANSDAAWSAYAHAAIDEAYRAVGEVG
- a CDS encoding glucan biosynthesis protein D, whose protein sequence is MHRRNLLKASMAIAAYTGLSASGLLAAQAWAGNRAADGEAQAFDFEALKIQAKQLAGNRYQDTKQVLPPTLATMTPQNFNAIGYDGKHSLWKELNGQLDVQFFHVGMGFKTPVRMYSVDPKTRQAREVHFRPSLFNYEKTTVDTKQLTGDLGFSGFKLFKAPELDRHDVLSFLGASYFRAVDSTGQYGLSARGLAIDTYAKKREEFPDFTKFWFETPDKDSTRFVVYALLDSPSATGAYRFDIDCQANQVVMGIDAHINARTAIEQLGIAPMTSMFSCGTVERRMCDTIHPQIHDSDRLAMWRGNGEWICRPLNNPATLQFNAFADKDPKGFGLVQTDHEFASYQDTVDWYSKRPSLWVEPTTAWGEGSIDLLEIPTTGETLDNIVAFWTPKKPVAAGESLNYGYKLYWSALPPVSTPLAQVNATRSGMGGFTEGWAPGEHYPEVWARRFAVDFNGGGLDRLPEGTGIEPVVTCSHGEVKDFSVLVLDAIKGYRILFDWYPTSDSVEPVELRLFIRTQDRTLSETWLYQYFPPAPDKRKYT